From Streptomyces sp. NBC_01460, a single genomic window includes:
- a CDS encoding cytochrome c oxidase subunit 4 codes for MKIQGKLFIWLSFFMLAMAVTYGVWSKEPVGTTALVLAFGLTIMIGFYLAFTASRVDAMAQDNKEADVADEAGEVGFFSPHSWQPLSLAIGGAFLFMAVVFGWWLAYFSAPLLLIGLFGWVFEYYRGENRTQ; via the coding sequence GTGAAGATCCAGGGCAAGCTCTTCATCTGGCTCAGCTTCTTCATGCTGGCCATGGCCGTCACGTACGGCGTCTGGTCCAAGGAGCCTGTCGGTACCACCGCGCTCGTCCTGGCCTTCGGGCTGACCATCATGATCGGCTTCTACCTGGCCTTCACGGCCAGCAGGGTCGACGCGATGGCCCAGGACAACAAGGAGGCCGACGTCGCGGACGAAGCCGGTGAGGTGGGCTTCTTCTCCCCGCACAGCTGGCAGCCCCTCTCGCTGGCCATCGGTGGAGCCTTCCTCTTCATGGCCGTCGTCTTCGGCTGGTGGCTGGCCTACTTCTCGGCCCCGCTGCTCCTGATCGGCCTCTTCGGCTGGGTCTTCGAGTACTACCGCGGCGAGAACCGCACCCAGTAG
- the ctaD gene encoding aa3-type cytochrome oxidase subunit I translates to MSILNESQGAAAADDSFEDELPVRPKQPGTVVVKWLTTTDHKTIGTMYLVTSFAFFCIGGLLALFMRAELARPGTQIMSNEQFNQAFTMHGTIMLLMFATPLFAGFANWIMPLQIGAPDVAFPRLNMFAYWLYLFGSIIAVAGFLTPQGAADFGWFAYSPLSDAVRSPGVGADMWIMGLAFSGFGTILGSVNFITTIICMRAPGMTMFRMPIFTWNVLLTGVLVLLAFPVLAAALFALEADRKFGAHVFDAANGGALLWQHLFWFFGHPEVYIIALPFFGIISEIIPVFSRKPMFGYIGLIAATISIAGLSVTVWAHHMYVTGGVLLPFFSFMTFLIAVPTGVKFFNWIGTMWKGSLSFETPMLWSVGFLITFAFGGLTGVILASPPLDFHVSDSYFVVAHFHYVVFGTVVFAMFAGFHFWWPKFTGKMLDERLGKMTFWTLFIGFHGTFLVQHWLGAEGMPRRYADYLAADGFTALNTISTISSFVLGLSMLPFMYNVWKTAKYGKKIEVDDPWGYGRSLEWATSCPPPRHNFLSLPRIRSESPAFDLHHPEIAALEQLDHLSEGEKVLAGGKEDGK, encoded by the coding sequence GTGAGCATCCTCAACGAATCCCAGGGTGCCGCGGCAGCAGACGACTCGTTCGAGGACGAGCTGCCGGTGCGGCCCAAGCAGCCGGGGACTGTCGTCGTCAAGTGGCTGACCACCACTGACCACAAGACGATCGGCACGATGTACCTGGTCACATCGTTCGCGTTCTTCTGCATCGGTGGCCTCCTGGCGCTCTTCATGCGCGCCGAGCTGGCTCGTCCGGGTACGCAGATCATGTCGAACGAGCAGTTCAACCAGGCGTTCACGATGCACGGCACGATCATGCTGCTGATGTTCGCGACGCCGCTGTTCGCAGGGTTCGCGAACTGGATCATGCCGCTGCAGATCGGCGCGCCCGACGTGGCGTTCCCGCGGCTGAACATGTTCGCGTACTGGCTGTACCTCTTCGGCTCGATCATCGCGGTGGCCGGCTTCCTCACCCCGCAGGGTGCGGCCGACTTCGGCTGGTTCGCCTACTCCCCGCTGTCGGACGCGGTCCGCTCGCCGGGCGTCGGCGCCGACATGTGGATCATGGGTCTGGCCTTCTCCGGCTTCGGCACGATCCTCGGCTCGGTCAACTTCATCACCACGATCATCTGCATGCGCGCCCCCGGCATGACGATGTTCCGCATGCCGATCTTCACCTGGAACGTCCTGCTGACCGGTGTCCTGGTCCTGCTGGCCTTCCCGGTCCTGGCCGCCGCGCTCTTCGCGCTCGAGGCCGACCGAAAATTCGGCGCACATGTATTCGATGCGGCCAATGGTGGCGCATTGCTCTGGCAACACCTCTTCTGGTTCTTCGGCCATCCAGAGGTGTACATCATCGCGCTACCGTTCTTCGGGATCATTTCCGAGATCATCCCGGTATTCAGCCGGAAGCCGATGTTCGGCTACATCGGCCTCATCGCGGCGACGATTTCCATCGCCGGCCTTTCGGTGACGGTGTGGGCGCACCACATGTACGTCACCGGCGGTGTGCTGCTGCCGTTCTTCTCCTTCATGACGTTCCTCATCGCGGTGCCCACCGGTGTGAAGTTCTTCAACTGGATCGGCACGATGTGGAAGGGGTCGTTGTCCTTCGAGACACCGATGCTCTGGTCGGTCGGCTTCCTGATCACCTTCGCCTTCGGTGGTCTGACCGGCGTGATCCTGGCCTCGCCGCCGCTGGACTTCCACGTCTCCGACTCGTACTTCGTCGTCGCGCACTTCCACTACGTCGTCTTCGGCACCGTGGTCTTCGCGATGTTCGCCGGATTCCACTTCTGGTGGCCGAAGTTCACCGGCAAGATGCTGGACGAGCGGCTCGGGAAGATGACGTTCTGGACGCTGTTCATCGGCTTCCACGGCACGTTCCTGGTGCAGCACTGGCTGGGTGCCGAGGGCATGCCGCGTCGTTACGCGGACTACCTCGCGGCAGACGGCTTCACCGCCCTGAACACGATCTCGACGATCTCCTCGTTCGTGCTCGGCCTGTCCATGCTTCCGTTCATGTACAACGTGTGGAAGACAGCCAAGTACGGCAAGAAGATCGAGGTCGACGACCCGTGGGGCTACGGCCGTTCGCTCGAATGGGCGACGTCCTGCCCGCCCCCGCGTCACAACTTCCTCAGCCTGCCGCGCATTCGTTCCGAATCCCCGGCGTTCGACCTGCACCACCCGGAGATCGCGGCGCTCGAGCAGCTGGATCACCTGTCCGAGGGTGAGAAGGTCCTCGCGGGCGGCAAGGAGGACGGCAAGTGA